In the genome of Coturnix japonica isolate 7356 chromosome 19, Coturnix japonica 2.1, whole genome shotgun sequence, one region contains:
- the RAD51D gene encoding DNA repair protein RAD51 homolog 4 produces MVVLRAGLCPGLTEEMIQVLKANNIRTVVDFVSSDLEDVAQNCSLSYKALVAVRRVLLAQFSAFPTNGADLYEELKSSTAILPTGNPSLDQLLDAGLYTGEVTELAGAPGSGKTQVCLSITASVSLGLRQHVFFLDSTGGFTASRLYQMLQARVEDKEEQLEALQRVQVVRVFDIYEMLRALHEVRDCLSQQVESSAGPLKAVLIDSVSAVLSPLPGGRQSEGLAIMMQLARELKTLAKEFSVAVVVTNQVTRDSSTGALKSALGRSWSFVPSTRVLLQGRAVPWEEGTAPHTACLAKSPRQPTGMQVQLDFGSDDVQEQRPVTPTP; encoded by the exons ATGGTGGTCCTGCGGGCCGGGCTGTGCCCTGGTCTCACTGAAGAGATGATCCAAGTTCTCAAGGCAAACAACATCAGGACGG TGGTGGACTTTGTGTCATCGGACCTAGAGGACGTTGCCCAGAACTGTTCCCTGTCTTACAAG GCGCTGGTGGCTGTGCGCAGGGTGCTGCTGGCCCAGTTCTCAGCTTTCCCCACCAACGGAGCAGATCTCTACGAGGAGCTCAAGAGCTCCACTGCCATCCTGCCGACCGGCAACCCCAG CTTGGACCAGCTGCTGGATGCAGGGCTGTACACCGGGGAGGTGACGGAGCTGGCAGGAGCACCAGGCAGTGGGAAGACACAG GTGTGCCTCAGCATCACGGCCAGCGTGTCCCTTGGCCTCAGGCAGCACGTCTTCTTCCTTGACTCCACGGGGGGGTTCACTGCCTCCCGCCTCTACCAGATGCTCCAGGCCCGGGTGGAGGACAAGGAAGAGCAG CTTGAGGCCCTGCAGCGGGTGCAGGTGGTCCGTGTGTTCGACATCTACGAGATGCTGCGTGCCCTGCATGAGGTGCGGGACTGCCTATCCCAGCAG GTGGAGAGCTCGGCTGGGCCGCTCAAGGCAGTGCTCATTGATTCAGTGTCAGCCGTGCTGTCCCCGCTGCCGGGCGGCCGGCAGTCGGAGG GCTTGGCCATCATGATGCAGCTTGCACGGGAGCTGAAGACGTTGGCCAAGGAGTTCAGCGTGGCAGTGGTG GTGACCAACCAGGTGACAAGGGACAGCAGCACCGGAGCTCTCAAGTCAGCCCTCGGCCGCTCCTGGAGCTTCGTGCCCAGCACccgtgtgctgctgcagggcagagcagtgccGTGGGAGGAGGGCACCGCTCCGCACACTGCGTGCTTGGCCAAGTCACCACGCCAG ccaACGGGGATGCAGGTGCAGCTGGATTTTGGCAGTGATGATGTGCAGGAACAGAGGCCAGTGACACCCACACCATGA
- the RFFL gene encoding E3 ubiquitin-protein ligase rififylin, whose product MWASCCNWFCLDGSPEEMQAPQGARAQAYSNPGYSSFPSPTASEHSCKACGLHFDSSLRKHICLDCKKNFCTSCSSQPEGGPLLCHLCQRVRATAFQREELIKMKVKDLRDYLALREISTELCREKEDLVFLVLGHQPALSQEEQMRTNPFNTSASGQQDFVILPPPSTATPTSHNTSPVSADPISSSLAQEHQEEIGYVPPSQVGMTGVENAAEAPTEEETQSTDSEDNLVQGRKASLSDLTSIGDISELSVRQLKEILARNFVNYKGCCEKWELLERVTRLYKEKDLQHLVSDTDDQTGGAGLTAVEDNLCKICMDLPIDCVLLECGHMVTCTKCGKRMSECPICRQYVIRAVHVFKS is encoded by the exons ATGTGGGCAAGCTGCTGTAACTGGTTCTGCCTGGATGGCTCACCTGAGGAGATGCAGGCACCGCAGGGAGCCCGTGCCCAAGCCTACTCCAACCCTGGGTACAGCTCCTTCCCATCACCCACTGcttctgagcacagctgcaaagCGTGCGGGCTGCACTTCGACAGCTCCTTGAGGAAG CATATCTGCTTGGACTGTAAGAAGAACTTCTGCACATCCTGTTCCAGCCAGCCTGAAGGTGGTCCCCTGCTCTGCCACCTCTGTCAGCGTGTCCGAGCCACAGCTTTCCAGCGGGAAGAGCTGATCAAGATGAAGGTGAAGGACCTGCGGGACTACTTGGCGCTCCGTGAGATCTCCACTGAGCTGTGCCGTGAGAAGGAGGACCTGGTGTTCCTGGTTCTTGGCCACCAACCAGCACTTAGCCAGGAGGAACAGATGAGAACAAACCCATTTAATACTAGTGCCTCTGGACAGCAAGACTTTGTGATTCTCCCaccacccagcacagccactcCTACCTCACACAACACGTCCCCAGTGTCTGCAGATCCCATCTCAAGCTCACTAGCTCAGGAACACCAAGAG gAAATTGGGTATGTGCCTCCAAGCCAAGTTGGTATGACAGGAGTTGAGAATGCAGCAGAAGCACCAACAGAGGAGGAGACACAG TCTACTGACTCAGAAGATAACCTGGTGCAGGGGAGGAAGGCTTCTCTTTCTGACCTGACAAGCATAGGAGACATCAGTGAGTTGTCTGTGCGACAGCTGAAGGAAATCCTTGCTCGCAACTTTGTCAACTACAAAGGCTGCTGTGAAAAGTGGGAGCTGCTAGAGAGAGTGACTCGcctttataaagaaaaagaccTTCAGCATCTGG TTTCTGACACCGATGATCAAACTG GTGGTGCTGGGCTCACTGCTGTGGAGGACAACCTCTGCAAAATCTGCATGGACTTGCCCATAGACTGTGTCCTGCTCGAGTGTGGCCACATGGTCACTTGCACCAAGTGTGGAAAGCGAATGAGTGAGTGTCCCATATGTAGGCAGTACGTGATAAGGGCTGTCCATGTCTTTAAGTCTTAA